In Sphingobacterium zeae, one genomic interval encodes:
- a CDS encoding RNA polymerase sigma factor, translated as MDDALIIAKFAEESTREEAFRLLLKKYQQKIYWHVRRMVIDHDDADDVVQDIFVKVWRNLGNFREDSQLYTWLYRIATNECITFLNKKKQKQNVSLDDDTTAYLAETLADGNYFNGDKAQMKLQQALLTLPEKQKLVFNMKYFEDMKYEEISEVLGTSVGALKASYHLAVNKN; from the coding sequence ATGGATGACGCTTTAATTATAGCAAAATTCGCTGAAGAGAGTACGCGAGAAGAAGCTTTCCGTTTATTGTTGAAGAAATATCAACAGAAGATTTATTGGCATGTGCGAAGAATGGTCATCGATCATGACGATGCGGACGATGTTGTGCAGGATATCTTTGTGAAAGTATGGAGGAATCTTGGAAACTTTCGAGAAGACTCGCAACTATATACTTGGCTTTATCGCATTGCAACAAATGAATGTATCACCTTCTTAAATAAGAAAAAACAAAAGCAGAACGTGTCGTTGGATGACGACACGACTGCTTATTTGGCTGAAACACTTGCAGATGGAAACTACTTCAACGGCGACAAGGCTCAAATGAAATTACAACAGGCACTGTTGACCTTGCCGGAGAAACAGAAATTGGTTTTCAATATGAAGTATTTTGAAGACATGAAATATGAAGAGATTTCGGAAGTTCTCGGAACAAGTGTTGGAGCACTTAAAGCTTCCTATCATTTGGCCGTCAACAAAAATTGA
- a CDS encoding transketolase family protein, producing MKKYTYTESKDTRSGFGAGLLEAGKQDENVVALCADLIGSLKMNDFIKEFPERFFQIGIAEANMMGIAAGLTIGGKIPFTGTFANFSTGRVYDQIRQSIAYSDKNVKIAASHAGLTLGEDGATHQILEDIGLMKMLPGMTVINPCDFNQTKAATIAAAKYEGPVYLRFGRPVVPNFTPADQEFVIGKAVLLNEGTDVTIIATGHLVWEAIQAGEKLAELGINAEIINIHTIKPLDEEAILKSVAKTKCVVTAEEHNRLGGLGDSVAQVLTRELPTPQEYVAVNDSFGESGTPAQLMEKYGLNAAAIVAAAQKVIKRK from the coding sequence ATGAAAAAATATACTTATACAGAGTCAAAAGATACGCGTTCAGGATTCGGAGCGGGCTTATTGGAAGCGGGAAAGCAAGATGAAAATGTGGTTGCATTATGTGCCGATTTGATCGGTTCGTTAAAAATGAACGATTTTATTAAAGAGTTTCCGGAGCGCTTTTTCCAAATTGGTATTGCGGAAGCAAATATGATGGGTATTGCTGCCGGGTTGACTATTGGCGGTAAAATTCCATTCACGGGTACGTTCGCGAATTTTTCTACTGGCCGTGTTTACGATCAAATTCGCCAATCGATTGCATACTCGGACAAAAATGTAAAAATTGCTGCATCGCACGCGGGTTTGACATTGGGTGAAGATGGTGCAACTCACCAAATCTTAGAAGATATCGGTTTGATGAAAATGCTACCAGGAATGACGGTAATCAATCCTTGCGATTTTAATCAAACAAAAGCGGCTACTATTGCAGCAGCAAAATATGAAGGTCCAGTTTATTTGCGTTTTGGCCGTCCTGTTGTCCCTAACTTCACTCCTGCTGATCAGGAATTTGTGATTGGTAAGGCGGTATTATTAAATGAAGGAACGGATGTTACGATTATTGCTACAGGTCATTTAGTATGGGAAGCTATCCAAGCTGGTGAGAAATTAGCTGAATTGGGTATCAACGCTGAGATTATCAATATCCATACCATCAAACCTTTGGATGAGGAGGCTATTTTGAAATCTGTTGCGAAAACCAAATGTGTCGTGACGGCAGAAGAGCATAATCGTCTTGGTGGTTTAGGTGATAGCGTGGCTCAGGTGCTAACAAGGGAGTTACCTACTCCACAAGAATATGTTGCTGTCAATGATAGTTTTGGGGAATCAGGTACTCCTGCTCAGTTGATGGAGAAATACGGTTTGAATGCAGCGGCTATTGTTGCTGCCGCTCAAAAAGTAATCAAAAGAAAATAA
- a CDS encoding transketolase, with the protein MSADIIKLEQIASQVRRDIVRMVHACQSGHPGGSLGCTDYFVALYFNAMKRNPSFDMDGKGEDLFFLSNGHISPVFYSTLAHAGYFEVSELATFRKINSRLQGHPTTHEGLPGIRIASGSLGQGLSVAIGAAQAKKLNKDNNLVYVLMGDGELQEGQVWEAAMYAPHNKIDNLIATVDYNKAQIDGSTDQVLSLGDLRAKWEAFGWDVMEIAKGNDMNAVVAGLAEAKSRTGKGKPVIILMHTEMGSGVDFMMGSHKWHGVAPSDEQLASALNQLTETLGDY; encoded by the coding sequence ATGAGTGCAGATATTATCAAACTAGAACAAATTGCATCACAGGTAAGACGTGATATCGTACGTATGGTACACGCTTGTCAATCAGGACACCCAGGTGGTTCGTTAGGTTGTACAGATTACTTTGTGGCGCTTTATTTCAATGCAATGAAACGCAATCCTTCCTTTGACATGGATGGAAAAGGAGAAGATCTATTCTTCCTGTCAAATGGACACATCTCTCCTGTATTTTATAGTACATTGGCACATGCGGGATATTTTGAAGTGAGCGAATTAGCAACGTTCAGAAAAATCAATTCCAGACTTCAGGGTCACCCAACAACACACGAGGGCCTTCCGGGCATTCGTATTGCTTCGGGATCTTTGGGCCAAGGATTATCTGTTGCAATTGGTGCCGCACAGGCAAAAAAATTGAATAAAGACAATAATCTAGTTTATGTATTAATGGGTGATGGTGAATTGCAGGAGGGCCAAGTCTGGGAAGCTGCAATGTATGCACCACACAACAAAATAGACAATCTGATCGCTACTGTTGACTACAACAAAGCGCAAATTGACGGATCTACGGATCAAGTATTATCTCTTGGTGATCTTCGTGCAAAATGGGAAGCGTTCGGCTGGGATGTAATGGAAATTGCGAAAGGCAACGATATGAACGCTGTTGTAGCTGGTTTGGCGGAAGCTAAATCACGTACAGGAAAAGGTAAACCTGTCATCATCCTAATGCATACCGAGATGGGTAGTGGTGTTGATTTTATGATGGGTTCTCACAAATGGCATGGTGTTGCTCCAAGTGACGAACAATTGGCGTCGGCGTTGAATCAGCTTACAGAAACTTTAGGAGATTACTAG
- a CDS encoding NifU family protein, translated as MATINVYTESTPNPSTMKFLVNKLLINGSVDFPNKEAAQDSPFALELFKFNFVNGVFFASNFVTITKTEDAEWEDIEALLKDFVKGAVESELAVKTVHHDTEVNFEGTETEVKIQQVLHDYVRPAVEQDGGAIHYKSFNEGVVTVELKGSCSGCPSSTITLKAGIEGLLKRMVPEVTEVVAEAM; from the coding sequence ATGGCTACGATTAACGTATATACAGAATCTACACCCAACCCTTCTACCATGAAATTCTTGGTCAATAAGTTATTGATCAACGGTAGTGTGGATTTTCCAAATAAAGAGGCAGCACAAGATTCACCGTTTGCACTTGAATTGTTCAAATTTAATTTTGTAAATGGCGTATTTTTCGCGAGTAACTTCGTCACTATTACCAAAACGGAAGATGCGGAATGGGAAGACATCGAAGCTTTGTTGAAAGATTTTGTAAAAGGTGCTGTAGAGTCTGAACTTGCTGTAAAAACGGTACACCACGACACAGAAGTGAATTTTGAGGGTACCGAAACTGAAGTAAAGATACAACAAGTTTTACACGACTATGTACGACCTGCTGTTGAACAAGATGGGGGTGCCATACATTATAAATCATTTAATGAAGGTGTAGTAACGGTTGAACTAAAGGGTTCTTGTAGTGGTTGTCCATCATCGACAATTACTTTAAAAGCAGGCATTGAAGGATTGTTGAAGCGCATGGTTCCGGAAGTGACCGAAGTTGTTGCTGAAGCCATGTAA
- the purB gene encoding adenylosuccinate lyase has protein sequence MALSSLTAVTPIDGRYYNNTHELSAFFSEFALIKYRVRVEVEYFIALGESGIAQLQQFDKSLNEKLRDIYRNFSEEDAVWIKNTEKVTNHDVKAVEYFLKDQFEKLGLQDYLEFIHFGLTSQDINNTAIPLSWKEAIKESYSPAIEELLHELKSLATSWSGIPMLARTHGQPASPTRLGKEFYVFIERIERQLQLLNQVPYSAKFGGATGNFNAHQVAYPETNWINFGNNFVNNVLGLDRSQTTTQIEHYDNFAASCDALKRINNILIDLCRDIWTYISMDYFKQKITAGQIGSSAMPHKVNPIDFENAEGNLGIANAIFEHLSAKLPISRLQRDLTDSTVLRNIGVPFAHTLIAVKSTLRGLRKLILNEQALADDLENNWAVVAEALQTILRREGYPKPYEALKDLTRTNTRVTKETIATFVDQLHVSDKVKAELKAISPANYTGVTL, from the coding sequence GGAAGTGGAATATTTTATTGCATTAGGTGAATCAGGTATTGCACAATTGCAACAATTTGACAAAAGTCTAAATGAGAAATTGCGTGATATTTATAGAAATTTTTCTGAGGAAGATGCTGTTTGGATCAAAAACACAGAGAAAGTTACGAACCATGATGTTAAAGCCGTTGAATATTTTCTGAAAGACCAATTTGAAAAATTAGGATTACAAGACTACCTTGAATTTATTCATTTTGGTTTAACATCCCAAGATATCAATAACACAGCTATTCCGCTTTCTTGGAAAGAAGCTATAAAAGAGAGCTACTCGCCAGCGATTGAGGAGTTGCTTCATGAATTAAAATCATTAGCGACGTCATGGTCAGGCATTCCGATGCTGGCCCGTACCCATGGACAGCCTGCATCTCCAACTCGATTGGGCAAAGAATTTTATGTTTTTATTGAACGAATAGAGCGACAGTTACAACTACTCAATCAAGTACCATATTCTGCCAAATTTGGTGGCGCAACAGGTAATTTCAATGCGCATCAGGTTGCTTATCCAGAAACCAATTGGATCAATTTTGGAAATAATTTCGTCAACAATGTCTTGGGTTTGGACCGGTCACAAACCACAACGCAAATTGAACATTACGATAACTTTGCGGCGAGCTGTGATGCTTTAAAACGCATAAACAATATCCTGATCGACTTATGCCGCGATATCTGGACTTATATTTCGATGGATTATTTTAAACAAAAAATCACTGCCGGACAGATCGGTTCATCTGCTATGCCCCATAAGGTCAACCCCATTGACTTTGAAAATGCAGAAGGAAATTTGGGCATTGCAAATGCTATTTTCGAGCATCTCTCCGCTAAATTACCGATTTCACGTCTTCAGCGTGATTTAACAGATTCGACAGTTTTACGTAATATTGGTGTTCCATTTGCACACACACTCATTGCCGTTAAATCGACATTGAGAGGTTTACGAAAATTGATATTAAACGAACAGGCGTTGGCTGATGACCTTGAAAATAACTGGGCTGTTGTTGCCGAAGCATTGCAAACCATATTACGAAGAGAAGGCTATCCAAAACCGTACGAAGCGCTGAAAGATCTTACACGTACAAACACGCGGGTAACGAAAGAAACAATAGCGACGTTTGTCGATCAGCTCCATGTTTCCGATAAAGTTAAAGCAGAACTGAAAGCGATCAGTCCTGCTAACTATACGGGGGTCACTTTATAA